One stretch of Actinopolymorpha sp. NPDC004070 DNA includes these proteins:
- a CDS encoding GAF domain-containing sensor histidine kinase: MSSSDHAADPGRPRDASRRDDLEALSRALLAITEQTATREVLQMIVESARSLVRSEYAALGLPDERGRFAEFYASGISPEQWQAIGPLPRAHGLLSVMMAQARPYRAEDVQADPRFSGWPAAHPPMRGFLGVPIVDRGEIMGAIYVANGPDAPVFGDEDERLLGILAAHAAIALTRARMFERDRELTLVAERARIARDLHDAVAQKLFSLRLTVGAAEALTVKGDRDRAHEQFARVKELAGSALDELRAVVTELRPPAVREDGLVPALRKHVAVISRAHPVRVRFTSDCDGRCELPGEVEDVVFRVAQEALHNALRHAEPGRVDVDLSTSDHEVVLVVADDGKGFDGDPARDGGHHLGLASMHERARQAGGRLRVDSRPGAGTTLRLEVPHE, encoded by the coding sequence GTGTCCAGCTCCGATCACGCCGCGGACCCGGGCCGGCCCCGCGACGCCAGCCGCCGGGACGATCTCGAGGCACTGTCGCGTGCGCTGCTCGCGATCACCGAGCAGACCGCCACCCGCGAGGTGCTGCAGATGATCGTGGAGTCGGCGCGCTCGCTGGTGCGGTCGGAGTACGCCGCCCTGGGGCTGCCGGACGAACGCGGCCGGTTCGCGGAGTTCTACGCCAGCGGGATCAGCCCCGAGCAGTGGCAGGCGATCGGCCCGCTCCCGCGCGCGCACGGCCTGCTGAGCGTGATGATGGCGCAGGCCCGGCCCTACCGCGCCGAGGACGTGCAGGCGGACCCGCGGTTCTCCGGCTGGCCCGCCGCCCACCCGCCGATGCGGGGCTTTCTCGGCGTCCCCATCGTCGACCGGGGCGAGATCATGGGCGCGATCTACGTCGCCAACGGTCCGGACGCGCCGGTGTTCGGCGACGAGGACGAACGCCTGCTCGGCATCCTCGCCGCGCACGCCGCGATCGCGCTCACCCGCGCCCGGATGTTCGAACGCGACCGCGAACTCACCCTGGTGGCCGAGCGCGCCCGGATCGCCCGCGACCTCCACGACGCGGTGGCGCAGAAGCTGTTCAGCCTGCGCCTGACCGTGGGGGCCGCGGAAGCCCTTACGGTGAAGGGCGATCGCGACCGTGCACATGAACAGTTCGCCCGGGTGAAGGAGCTCGCCGGGTCCGCGCTGGACGAGTTGCGCGCCGTGGTGACCGAGCTACGCCCGCCGGCGGTGCGCGAGGACGGCCTGGTGCCGGCGCTGCGCAAGCATGTCGCGGTGATCTCCCGGGCCCATCCGGTCCGGGTCCGCTTCACCTCCGACTGCGACGGCCGCTGCGAGCTGCCCGGCGAGGTCGAGGACGTGGTGTTCCGGGTGGCCCAGGAGGCGTTGCACAACGCGCTGCGGCACGCCGAGCCGGGCAGGGTCGACGTCGACCTCAGTACGTCAGACCACGAGGTGGTGCTCGTGGTGGCCGACGACGGCAAGGGGTTCGACGGCGACCCGGCCCGCGACGGCGGCCACCATCTGGGGCTCGCGTCGATGCACGAACGCGCCCGGCAGGCGGGCGGGCGGCTCCGGGTCGACTCCCGTCCCGGCGCGGGAACCACACTTCGGCTGGAGGTGCCGCATGAGTGA
- a CDS encoding phosphoribosyl-ATP diphosphatase, with product MKTFDELFAELAAKAATRPEGSGTVAALDAGVHAIGKKLVEEAAESWMAAEHEGRERAAEEISQLLYHAQVLMLACDLKLEDVYKHL from the coding sequence ATGAAGACGTTCGACGAGTTGTTTGCCGAGCTGGCCGCGAAGGCCGCCACCCGCCCGGAGGGTTCGGGCACGGTCGCGGCGCTGGACGCGGGCGTTCATGCCATCGGCAAGAAGCTCGTCGAGGAGGCGGCGGAGTCCTGGATGGCCGCCGAGCACGAGGGTCGTGAGCGCGCCGCGGAGGAGATCTCCCAGCTGCTCTACCACGCCCAGGTGCTGATGCTCGCCTGCGACCTGAAGCTCGAGGACGTCTACAAGCATCTGTAG
- a CDS encoding beta-ketoacyl-ACP reductase, translating to MGRSVLVTGGNRGIGLAVAQAFREAGDDVAITYRGGEPPEGFLAVKCDVTEPDTVEAAFAEVEEKQGPVEVLVANAGITRDTLLMRMSDEDWSSVIETNLTGAFRFARRAAKGMLRKRRGRIVFVSSVVGLFGGAGQVNYAASKSGMVGMARSIARELGSRGITANVVAPGFVETALTAELSDELQKQYLKQIPLGRYTSTEEVARVIRWVASDEAAYITGAVIPVDGGLGMGH from the coding sequence GTGGGTCGATCCGTGCTGGTGACAGGGGGGAACCGCGGCATCGGGCTCGCTGTCGCGCAGGCGTTCCGCGAGGCCGGCGACGACGTCGCGATCACCTATCGCGGCGGGGAGCCCCCGGAGGGCTTCCTGGCGGTGAAGTGCGACGTGACCGAGCCGGACACGGTGGAGGCGGCGTTCGCCGAGGTCGAGGAGAAGCAGGGCCCGGTCGAGGTGCTGGTGGCCAACGCCGGCATCACCCGCGACACCCTGCTGATGCGGATGAGCGACGAGGACTGGTCCAGCGTCATCGAGACCAACCTGACCGGCGCCTTCCGCTTCGCCCGGCGGGCCGCCAAGGGCATGCTGCGGAAGCGCCGCGGCCGGATCGTGTTCGTGTCCTCGGTGGTCGGGCTCTTCGGTGGCGCCGGCCAGGTCAACTACGCGGCCAGCAAGTCCGGCATGGTCGGCATGGCCCGGTCCATCGCCCGCGAGCTGGGGTCGCGGGGAATCACCGCCAATGTCGTGGCCCCCGGTTTTGTGGAAACCGCCCTGACGGCCGAGCTTTCCGACGAGCTACAAAAGCAGTACCTCAAGCAGATCCCGCTCGGCCGGTACACCAGCACCGAGGAAGTGGCGCGGGTGATCCGCTGGGTGGCAAGCGACGAGGCGGCATACATCACCGGGGCCGTCATCCCGGTGGACGGCGGACTAGGGATGGGGCACTAA
- a CDS encoding SGNH/GDSL hydrolase family protein: MSVLTPNSTVLFIGDSVTDAGRDRSDPNDLGAGYPRLVADTYFRTRPGDGVRFLNRGISGNRVRDLRARWQEDCLDLTPDVVSILVGINDTWRRYDSGDATSADDFARDYDHILARTTDALPARLVLVEPFVLPVTAGQHGWREDLDPKLEVVRRLAAEYGATLVPLDGLLAKAAADQDPAELAADGVHPTDAGHALIARFWLEATTGSPGEAAAS, encoded by the coding sequence GTGAGCGTACTGACCCCGAACTCGACGGTCCTGTTCATCGGCGACAGCGTCACCGACGCCGGCCGGGACCGTTCCGACCCGAACGACCTCGGCGCCGGATACCCCCGGCTGGTCGCCGACACCTACTTCCGGACCCGGCCCGGCGACGGCGTGCGGTTCCTGAACCGCGGCATCAGCGGCAACCGGGTCCGCGACCTGCGCGCCCGGTGGCAGGAGGACTGCCTGGATCTCACTCCCGACGTGGTGTCGATCCTGGTCGGGATCAACGACACCTGGCGCCGCTACGACAGCGGTGACGCCACGTCGGCGGACGACTTCGCCCGCGACTACGACCACATCCTTGCCCGGACGACCGACGCGCTGCCCGCCCGGCTGGTGCTGGTGGAGCCGTTCGTGCTGCCGGTGACGGCGGGCCAGCACGGCTGGCGGGAGGACCTGGACCCCAAGCTCGAGGTCGTCCGCCGACTGGCCGCGGAGTACGGCGCGACCCTGGTGCCGCTCGACGGACTACTGGCCAAGGCCGCCGCCGACCAGGACCCGGCCGAGCTGGCCGCCGACGGCGTACACCCCACCGACGCGGGGCACGCGCTGATCGCGAGGTTCTGGCTGGAGGCCACTACCGGATCGCCCGGCGAGGCCGCAGCCTCCTGA
- a CDS encoding S-adenosylmethionine:tRNA ribosyltransferase-isomerase, translating into MSSGTKTASTKTASTKTASTKTAAVQPDRTSPGVLPTPRIDFVLPPELEAHEPPEARGLTRDGVRLLLGRGDGSGDGPANEVAHHRFVDLPQLLEPGDVVVVNRSGTRPAAVDLPPGADGTEQAERRSVHFSTLAADGSWLVELRRGDGPDPGGRPGRRIDLPGGAALVLRERHRSGRLWHAVPALPSTVPDVPAYLARHGRPIRYGYVGRDWPLHAYQTAFATTPGSAEMPSAGRPFTPEVVTELVARGVLVVPITLHTGVASAEFHEPPYAEWFEVPAATAAVVNDANERGARVVAVGTTVVRALESAAQGPWVRAASGWTELVVTAERGVAVVSGLLTGFHEPKASHLLMLEAIAGPDLVRRCYAAAVENGYLWHEFGDVNLLLP; encoded by the coding sequence ATGAGCTCCGGTACGAAGACAGCCAGTACGAAGACAGCCAGTACGAAGACAGCCAGTACGAAGACAGCCGCCGTCCAGCCGGACCGGACCTCGCCGGGCGTTCTCCCCACGCCCAGGATCGACTTCGTTCTGCCGCCCGAGCTCGAGGCGCACGAGCCGCCGGAGGCCCGCGGACTGACCCGGGACGGCGTACGGCTGCTGCTCGGCCGGGGCGACGGGTCCGGCGACGGGCCGGCGAACGAGGTCGCCCACCACCGGTTCGTCGACCTGCCGCAGCTGCTCGAACCCGGCGACGTGGTGGTGGTGAACCGGTCCGGGACCCGGCCCGCCGCCGTGGACCTGCCCCCGGGAGCCGACGGCACCGAGCAGGCCGAGCGGCGCAGCGTGCACTTCTCCACCCTGGCCGCCGATGGTTCGTGGCTGGTCGAGCTCCGCCGCGGTGACGGCCCCGACCCAGGCGGCCGTCCCGGCCGGCGGATCGACCTGCCCGGCGGCGCGGCGCTGGTGCTGCGCGAGCGGCACCGGTCCGGCCGGCTCTGGCACGCCGTACCGGCCCTCCCGTCCACCGTCCCCGACGTACCGGCGTATCTCGCCCGGCACGGCCGGCCGATCCGGTACGGGTACGTGGGCCGTGACTGGCCGCTGCACGCCTACCAGACGGCGTTCGCCACCACGCCCGGAAGTGCGGAGATGCCCAGTGCCGGCAGGCCGTTCACCCCGGAGGTGGTGACCGAGCTGGTGGCCCGCGGCGTCCTGGTGGTGCCGATCACCCTGCATACCGGCGTGGCCTCGGCGGAGTTCCACGAACCGCCGTACGCGGAGTGGTTCGAGGTCCCGGCGGCGACCGCCGCCGTGGTGAACGACGCCAACGAGCGCGGCGCCCGGGTGGTGGCGGTCGGTACGACGGTGGTGCGCGCGTTGGAGTCCGCCGCCCAGGGACCATGGGTGCGCGCCGCCTCCGGCTGGACCGAGCTCGTGGTCACCGCCGAGCGCGGCGTCGCGGTGGTGTCGGGGCTGCTCACCGGTTTCCACGAGCCGAAGGCGTCCCACCTGCTGATGCTGGAGGCGATCGCCGGGCCCGATCTCGTACGCCGCTGCTACGCGGCCGCGGTGGAGAACGGCTACCTGTGGCACGAGTTCGGCGACGTCAACCTGCTGTTGCCCTGA
- a CDS encoding glycosyltransferase family 39 protein, translating to MDDDGGGAGVTREAAGTLPAPPASSRPDTATTRSALAVAALPALGALLLYLFRIGTPALWLDEAATAGESGRSLSGLLGFLAGRDAGLGAYYLFMHGWTSFGDGEAWLRFPSAIAMAATVGVLADLGRRWWGSGAGVAAGLLPAVSPMASRYAQEARPYALAVLFAVAAAWCLWQAAESCTRAGACQGPVSSALPRSARSERSARRWWIAYTVAVATLGVVHVVALVVLVAHPLLLRAAYGRTRQDQESARPEAGRQRSGPPWRAYLLATGAGLVLPALVAVAAFGERATVSWIPPTSRSVLVDTFVALAGSGPYLLLLGALAAIGALRAARGTSRTEQGRLLAAPACWLVGPPLVLAGLGLLTPVFLPRYLLVCAPALALLASSAFAVPGGSRTTAPTSTKATAVTGAGVTVAVALAVAVAWSSLAQVRGVTGHGPDIRSAAGVVAAGCRPGDGVQRTVSTVQTLPYYLRHARCVPRWLDGGLPDGLRRVWVVQPDWQHGDPPGVTGLRHLRTVDVPGLRVSLWTRTGPPG from the coding sequence GTGGATGACGACGGTGGAGGTGCGGGCGTGACGCGGGAGGCGGCTGGGACGCTTCCCGCGCCGCCCGCATCGTCGCGTCCGGACACGGCGACGACCCGGTCGGCGTTGGCGGTGGCGGCGCTTCCCGCCCTCGGTGCGCTCCTGCTGTACCTGTTCCGGATCGGCACCCCGGCGCTGTGGCTGGACGAGGCCGCAACCGCCGGTGAGTCCGGCCGGTCGCTGTCCGGACTGCTCGGGTTCCTCGCCGGGCGGGACGCCGGGCTGGGCGCCTACTACCTCTTCATGCACGGCTGGACCTCGTTCGGCGACGGCGAGGCCTGGTTGCGGTTTCCGTCGGCGATCGCGATGGCGGCCACCGTCGGAGTGCTGGCCGATCTCGGACGGCGGTGGTGGGGGAGCGGCGCCGGGGTCGCCGCGGGCCTGTTGCCGGCCGTCTCCCCGATGGCGTCGCGGTACGCCCAGGAGGCACGGCCCTACGCGCTTGCCGTCCTGTTTGCGGTGGCCGCCGCATGGTGCCTCTGGCAGGCCGCCGAATCGTGTACCCGAGCGGGTGCGTGCCAGGGGCCGGTGTCGTCTGCCCTGCCGCGGTCCGCCCGGTCGGAGCGGTCGGCGCGGCGTTGGTGGATCGCGTACACGGTCGCTGTCGCCACCCTCGGCGTTGTCCATGTGGTCGCGCTGGTGGTGCTGGTCGCACACCCCCTGCTGCTGCGCGCGGCGTACGGGCGAACTCGCCAGGACCAGGAATCAGCCCGGCCAGAAGCCGGTCGGCAGCGGAGCGGGCCTCCGTGGCGGGCGTACCTGCTCGCCACCGGCGCCGGACTGGTGCTGCCCGCCCTGGTCGCGGTCGCGGCGTTCGGCGAGCGGGCGACCGTCTCCTGGATCCCGCCCACCAGCCGGTCCGTACTCGTGGACACCTTCGTGGCGTTGGCCGGCAGCGGCCCGTACCTCCTCCTGCTCGGCGCACTCGCGGCGATCGGCGCGCTGAGGGCGGCGCGCGGCACGTCCCGCACCGAACAGGGCCGGCTGCTGGCCGCGCCGGCGTGCTGGCTGGTCGGCCCGCCACTCGTACTGGCCGGGCTCGGCCTCCTCACGCCGGTGTTCCTTCCGCGCTACCTGCTGGTGTGCGCACCCGCCCTGGCGCTCCTGGCCTCGTCCGCGTTCGCCGTCCCCGGCGGGTCGCGCACGACGGCACCGACGTCGACAAAGGCGACGGCCGTGACGGGCGCGGGTGTCACCGTGGCCGTCGCCCTCGCCGTCGCGGTGGCGTGGTCCTCGCTCGCGCAGGTACGCGGCGTCACCGGCCACGGGCCCGACATCCGGTCCGCCGCCGGGGTGGTCGCGGCCGGCTGCCGTCCGGGAGACGGTGTGCAGCGGACGGTATCCACCGTGCAGACGCTGCCGTACTACCTGCGTCACGCGCGCTGCGTACCGCGCTGGCTGGACGGGGGCCTGCCCGACGGCCTACGCCGGGTGTGGGTGGTGCAGCCGGACTGGCAGCACGGCGACCCGCCCGGGGTCACCGGCCTGCGGCACCTGCGGACCGTGGACGTACCCGGCCTGCGGGTCAGCCTGTGGACCCGGACCGGCCCGCCGGGCTGA
- the fabI gene encoding enoyl-ACP reductase FabI — MGGILEGKRILVAGVTMDSSLGFAVAKVAQEQGAQVVITNFGRALSITRRIAKRLPVEPAVLELDVTNEDHLAGLADALRAHVDGLDGVVHSIAFAPQDALGGNFLNTSWADAATAMQVSAYSLKSLTMATLPLMKEGSSVVGLTFDATVAWPAYDWMGVAKAGLESCARYLARDLGPKGIRVNLVSAGYTKTIAAGGIPGIEKVENVWSERAPLGWDPTDSSPTGRAVVGLLSDFFPKTTGEIIHVDGGYHAMGA; from the coding sequence ATGGGCGGGATCCTCGAGGGCAAGCGCATCCTGGTCGCGGGCGTGACCATGGACTCCTCGCTCGGCTTCGCGGTCGCGAAGGTCGCGCAGGAGCAGGGCGCGCAGGTGGTCATCACCAACTTCGGCCGGGCGCTGTCGATCACCAGGCGAATCGCCAAGCGGCTGCCGGTCGAGCCGGCGGTACTCGAACTCGACGTCACCAACGAAGACCACCTGGCCGGGCTGGCCGACGCGCTGCGCGCCCACGTCGACGGGCTGGACGGCGTGGTGCACTCCATCGCGTTCGCGCCGCAGGACGCTCTCGGTGGCAACTTCCTGAACACCAGCTGGGCCGATGCCGCGACGGCGATGCAGGTCTCGGCGTACTCCCTGAAGTCGCTCACGATGGCCACGCTGCCGCTGATGAAGGAGGGGTCGTCGGTGGTCGGCCTCACCTTCGACGCCACGGTGGCCTGGCCTGCGTACGACTGGATGGGGGTGGCGAAGGCCGGGCTGGAGTCCTGTGCCCGCTACCTCGCCCGCGACCTCGGGCCGAAGGGCATCCGGGTCAACCTCGTCTCCGCGGGCTACACCAAGACGATCGCCGCGGGCGGCATCCCCGGGATCGAGAAGGTGGAGAACGTCTGGAGCGAGCGGGCTCCGCTCGGCTGGGACCCGACGGACAGTAGCCCCACCGGGCGCGCGGTCGTCGGGCTGTTGTCGGACTTCTTCCCGAAGACGACCGGCGAGATCATCCACGTCGACGGCGGCTACCACGCGATGGGTGCCTGA
- the hisG gene encoding ATP phosphoribosyltransferase, translating to MLRVAIPNKGQLAEPAAQMLREAGYRQRGSARELVLIDPDNQIEFYYLRPRDIAVYVGEGTLDVGITGRDMLLDSGAPADEVLTLGFARSTFRLAARPGTAKSVHDLQGLRIATSYAGLIRSYLADNGVTAHVTHLDGAVETAIQLGVADVIADVVETGATLRQAGLELFGDPILRSEGVLIRRNGTADPEGFELMLRRLQGVLVARDYVLMDYDIAADRVDEASRIAPGLEGPTVSPLHRSGWVAVRVMVPRADAQRLMDELWNAGARAILVTSIHACRL from the coding sequence ATGTTGCGTGTGGCCATTCCGAACAAGGGTCAGCTGGCCGAGCCCGCCGCCCAGATGCTGCGCGAGGCCGGCTACCGCCAGCGCGGCAGCGCCCGTGAGCTGGTGCTGATCGACCCCGACAACCAGATCGAGTTCTATTACCTGCGTCCCCGCGACATCGCGGTCTACGTCGGCGAGGGCACCCTCGACGTCGGCATCACCGGCCGGGACATGCTGCTGGACTCCGGCGCGCCCGCCGACGAGGTGCTCACCCTCGGCTTCGCCCGGTCGACGTTCCGGCTGGCCGCCCGGCCGGGGACCGCGAAGTCCGTGCACGACCTGCAGGGCCTGCGCATCGCCACGTCGTACGCCGGGCTGATCCGGAGCTACCTCGCCGACAACGGCGTCACCGCTCATGTGACCCACCTCGACGGCGCGGTGGAGACCGCGATCCAGCTCGGCGTCGCCGACGTCATCGCCGACGTCGTGGAGACGGGCGCCACGCTCCGCCAAGCCGGGCTGGAGCTGTTCGGCGACCCGATCCTGCGTTCGGAAGGTGTGCTGATCCGCCGCAACGGCACGGCCGACCCGGAGGGGTTCGAGCTGATGCTGCGCAGGCTGCAGGGTGTGCTGGTCGCCCGCGACTACGTCCTGATGGACTACGACATCGCCGCGGACCGGGTGGACGAGGCGTCCCGGATCGCGCCGGGGCTGGAGGGGCCGACGGTCTCCCCGCTGCATCGGTCCGGCTGGGTCGCGGTGCGGGTGATGGTGCCGCGGGCGGACGCCCAGCGGTTGATGGACGAGCTGTGGAACGCCGGTGCGCGTGCGATCCTGGTCACCAGCATCCACGCCTGCCGACTGTGA
- a CDS encoding SDR family oxidoreductase — protein sequence MPVALVTGASRGLGLALAGGLADRGWSLVVDARHDAALRDAVAELTSRAGPGARVEARAGSVGDAAHRAELVAAARDLGGLDLLVNNAGLLGPSPLPPLASLGAPAYREVLEIGVVAPLALTQLALPLLRERSGAVANVTSDAAVEAYPGWGGYGSAKAALEHWSRVLAVELAEAGDDVRVWWVDPGDLRTQMHQDAFPGEDISDRPLPDTVVPAFVRLVSERPANGRYRAADLLSEVAA from the coding sequence ATGCCTGTCGCCCTTGTCACCGGAGCCTCCCGCGGCCTCGGGCTCGCCCTCGCCGGCGGGCTCGCCGACCGCGGCTGGTCCCTCGTCGTCGACGCCCGCCACGACGCCGCACTGCGCGACGCGGTGGCCGAGCTGACCAGCCGGGCCGGGCCCGGCGCCCGGGTCGAGGCCCGGGCCGGCTCGGTCGGCGACGCCGCACACCGCGCCGAACTGGTGGCGGCCGCCCGTGACCTCGGCGGCCTCGACCTGCTGGTCAACAACGCCGGCCTGCTCGGCCCCAGCCCGCTGCCGCCGCTGGCGTCGCTCGGCGCCCCGGCGTACCGGGAGGTCCTGGAGATCGGCGTCGTCGCCCCGCTGGCGCTGACCCAGCTGGCGCTGCCGCTGCTGCGGGAGCGGTCCGGCGCTGTGGCGAACGTCACCAGCGACGCGGCCGTGGAGGCCTACCCCGGCTGGGGTGGCTACGGCTCGGCCAAGGCCGCGCTGGAGCACTGGTCCCGCGTCCTCGCGGTCGAGCTCGCCGAGGCCGGCGACGACGTACGGGTGTGGTGGGTCGACCCGGGCGACCTGCGCACCCAGATGCACCAGGACGCCTTCCCCGGCGAGGACATCTCCGACCGCCCGCTGCCCGACACCGTGGTGCCGGCGTTCGTCCGGCTGGTCAGTGAGCGCCCCGCAAACGGCCGCTACCGTGCCGCCGACCTGCTCAGCGAGGTGGCCGCATGA
- the map gene encoding type I methionyl aminopeptidase has product MGTLAPATISPRRSVPRTIERPEYVDRRGPSPFTGSEVKDADTIARMRVACRLAAQALQEVGRHAKPGVTTDELDQIGHDFLCAAGAYPSTLGYRGFPKSLCTSVNEVICHGIPDSRPLQDGDLVNVDITAFLDGVHGDTNATFLVGDVDEDSRLLVERTHESMMRGIKAVRPGRQVNVIGRVIASYARRFGYGVVEEFTGHGIGTAFHSGLIIPHYDEPRFDTVIEAGMTFTIEPMLTLGTHEWDMWDDGWTVVTKDHRRSAQFEHTVLVTEQGAEILTLPDAPAS; this is encoded by the coding sequence ATGGGCACTCTCGCACCGGCCACCATCTCACCGCGTCGTTCCGTACCCCGCACCATCGAACGCCCGGAGTACGTCGACCGGCGCGGTCCGAGTCCGTTCACCGGCTCGGAGGTCAAGGACGCCGACACCATCGCCCGGATGCGGGTCGCCTGCCGGCTCGCCGCCCAGGCGTTGCAGGAGGTGGGCCGGCACGCGAAGCCGGGCGTCACCACCGACGAACTCGACCAGATCGGCCACGACTTCCTGTGCGCGGCCGGCGCCTACCCCTCCACGCTCGGATACCGCGGTTTCCCCAAGTCGCTGTGCACCTCGGTCAACGAGGTGATCTGCCACGGCATCCCGGACTCCCGTCCGCTGCAGGACGGTGATCTGGTCAACGTCGACATCACCGCGTTCCTCGACGGCGTGCACGGAGACACCAACGCGACGTTCCTCGTCGGCGACGTGGACGAGGACAGCCGACTGCTGGTCGAACGCACCCACGAGTCGATGATGCGCGGCATCAAGGCGGTCCGCCCCGGTCGCCAGGTCAACGTCATCGGCCGGGTGATCGCGTCGTACGCCAGGAGGTTCGGCTACGGCGTGGTGGAGGAGTTCACCGGCCACGGCATCGGCACGGCGTTCCACTCCGGGCTGATCATCCCCCACTACGACGAGCCGCGGTTCGACACCGTGATCGAGGCCGGGATGACCTTCACCATCGAGCCGATGCTCACTCTCGGCACGCACGAGTGGGACATGTGGGACGACGGGTGGACGGTCGTCACCAAGGACCACCGGCGGTCGGCGCAGTTCGAGCACACCGTGCTGGTGACCGAGCAGGGCGCCGAGATCCTCACCCTTCCGGACGCCCCGGCGTCCTGA
- a CDS encoding PH domain-containing protein, which yields MSVPRPDPGDAGDHSGDRDDRGGAGDRGGDGPVVPPLPHTWRSQLALVVAVAMGVLLTAAAAGLWIAFPAEIRAKFSWPQTLTLLAFLAVLLFGLYRLGRMRLRADDAGVTIVNLTRTHTLEWAQVVRVNLRRGDPWVQLDLDDGTTVSVMAIQSADGDRARAAARQLARLVVAHSSTSRDD from the coding sequence ATGTCCGTACCCCGGCCCGATCCGGGCGATGCCGGGGACCATTCCGGCGACCGTGACGACCGCGGTGGTGCTGGTGACCGCGGCGGCGACGGGCCGGTGGTCCCACCCCTGCCGCACACCTGGCGTTCCCAGCTCGCCCTGGTCGTCGCCGTGGCGATGGGAGTCCTGCTGACGGCCGCCGCGGCGGGCCTGTGGATCGCGTTCCCGGCCGAGATCCGCGCGAAGTTCAGCTGGCCGCAGACGCTCACCCTGCTGGCGTTCCTCGCGGTGCTGTTGTTCGGCCTGTACCGCCTGGGGCGAATGCGACTGCGCGCCGACGACGCCGGGGTGACCATCGTCAACCTCACCCGTACGCACACGCTGGAGTGGGCCCAGGTGGTGCGGGTCAACCTGCGCCGCGGCGACCCCTGGGTGCAGCTCGACCTGGACGACGGGACGACCGTCTCGGTGATGGCCATCCAGTCCGCCGACGGCGACCGGGCGCGGGCGGCGGCCCGGCAGCTCGCCCGCCTGGTCGTCGCGCACTCCAGCACCAGCCGAGACGACTGA
- a CDS encoding response regulator transcription factor, with the protein MSDSAPGSAPGSAPGRAAGNAARGAVEAAGTAGPIRVLVVDDHQVVRHGLRTFLDIQDDIEVVGEAGDGGTAVELTETLRPDLMLLDLQLPGVDGVSALRMLRDRGSTVRVLVLTSFTEPATVVPALRAGAAGYLFKDVDPEALAQAIRAVHAGQVLLEPEVAEALLRGDEPAERAGGGLTEREREVLVEIAHGRSNREIARALVLSEKTVKTHVSSILAKLGLADRTQAALYAVRRGLA; encoded by the coding sequence ATGAGTGACAGTGCCCCTGGGAGTGCCCCCGGGAGCGCGCCCGGCAGGGCCGCGGGGAATGCCGCACGAGGTGCCGTGGAGGCCGCCGGCACCGCCGGGCCGATCCGTGTGCTCGTCGTCGACGACCACCAGGTCGTACGCCACGGACTGCGGACGTTCCTCGACATCCAGGACGACATCGAGGTGGTCGGCGAGGCCGGTGACGGCGGCACGGCGGTGGAGTTGACCGAGACGCTGCGACCGGACCTGATGCTGCTCGACCTGCAGTTGCCGGGGGTGGACGGGGTGTCGGCACTGCGCATGCTGCGTGACCGGGGGAGCACGGTGCGCGTTCTCGTTCTCACCTCGTTCACCGAACCCGCCACCGTGGTCCCGGCACTGCGGGCCGGCGCGGCGGGCTACCTCTTCAAGGACGTCGACCCCGAGGCGCTCGCGCAGGCCATCCGGGCCGTGCACGCGGGCCAGGTCCTCCTCGAACCCGAGGTGGCCGAGGCGCTGCTGCGTGGGGACGAGCCGGCCGAACGCGCCGGAGGCGGCCTCACCGAACGCGAACGTGAGGTACTGGTCGAGATCGCCCATGGCCGGTCCAACCGGGAGATCGCCCGGGCGCTGGTGCTGTCGGAGAAGACCGTGAAGACGCACGTCTCGTCCATCCTGGCCAAGCTGGGCCTGGCCGACCGGACCCAGGCGGCGCTGTACGCGGTGCGCCGCGGCCTGGCCTGA